A part of Nocardioides sp. WS12 genomic DNA contains:
- a CDS encoding MaoC family dehydratase produces MSTFASLEALRAAAGSELGSSRWIDVTQERIDGFARYTEDDQWIHTDPDRARSGPFGTTIAHGYLTVSLIAPLLTELLLVDGISMAVNYGFNKVRFPAALPSGTPVRATGRLDSVEDIQGGVQTSTTITIETPDGTRPVCVAEVLSRLLA; encoded by the coding sequence ATGAGCACGTTTGCCAGTCTTGAGGCCCTACGAGCCGCTGCGGGTAGCGAGCTCGGATCCAGTCGCTGGATCGACGTGACCCAAGAGCGCATCGACGGGTTCGCCCGCTACACCGAAGATGATCAGTGGATCCACACAGACCCAGACCGAGCACGATCCGGTCCGTTCGGAACCACCATCGCCCACGGATACCTCACCGTGTCGTTGATTGCCCCACTGCTCACAGAGTTGCTTCTGGTCGACGGCATCTCGATGGCAGTGAACTACGGCTTCAACAAGGTCCGTTTTCCGGCCGCACTCCCTTCAGGAACGCCGGTGCGCGCCACAGGACGACTCGACAGCGTCGAGGACATCCAGGGCGGCGTCCAGACATCCACTACCATCACGATCGAGACCCCAGACGGCACCCGTCCCGTGTGCGTCGCCGAAGTGCTCAGCCGCCTCCTCGCATAA